A genomic region of Microbacterium schleiferi contains the following coding sequences:
- a CDS encoding MMPL family transporter — protein MSTALYALGRWAYRHPWRVLASWLLVLILAGGGAVLFQQGTDNTFSIPGTESEAGLEELQRTFPEVSGTSAQFIVVAPEGMTVEDAPFPDDIAQTIDEIEGIDGVLAVSDPYDESISGLISDDGSAALVRFQFEGQASSVSDETKDQLFEITDALQAELPAGTTVALGGDLFSQSLPTLSIVELFGVLLALVVLIVTFRSFVVAGLPLITAILGVGLSMALIFVSTAFATISSTTPMLALMLGLAVGIDYALFIISRQQDAVREGVDPEEAAARATGTAGSAVVFAGATVLIALIGLSFANIPFLTTMGIAASVAVAIAVAIAVTLTPAFLGFVKGRVAGWPRRKPRARRRDRGAAAEVTARADSDGAASASTVAAGKKTNPWVKLVTRHPIVTTVSVVALLGALAIPAGSLALALPNAGMLPEDNEARQSYDLVAEHFGPGANGPLIMTGTIVTSTDPVTLMQDLGDDIATIPGVKEVALATPNRTADTGIVQIVPETAPDDPATADLVRELRAQHDRLLDEYGVDLKVTGFTAIAIDISDRLGGALLPFGIFVVGLSLVLLTIVFRSIWVPIKAAAGYLLSVAAAFGIVALVFEWGVFADALHVSKTGPVISFMPIILMGVLFGLAMDYEVFLVSRMREDYVHLRRARGGRADRATAISAVRSGFTASARVVTAAAVIMFAVFAAFVPEGDINIKPIALGLAAGIAIDAFLVRMTLVPAVMALLGQHAWWMPRWMHRVLPHFDIEGEAVERELSLRNWPEPNTTAAVVAEDLALHAFGRRHGGDTDVFSGVSTRVEFGDTVLVDGDPRATRAFLLAIAGRLAPTGGRLRVAGHLLPERAAWVRSHVGVALLADADDPIAELSHPLRGPAQVVVIDGLDRLESEAMRDQAAALLRDAALARRERTGDGTSPLTILASTQREDTALALMTEARRIGVSSLTLSSRYETTVPAPAEEHA, from the coding sequence GTGTCCACCGCTCTGTATGCCCTCGGACGATGGGCGTACCGGCATCCGTGGCGGGTGCTGGCGTCCTGGCTTCTCGTGCTGATCCTCGCCGGCGGCGGAGCCGTGCTCTTTCAGCAGGGAACCGACAACACCTTCTCGATCCCCGGCACCGAGTCCGAAGCAGGCCTCGAAGAGCTTCAGCGCACCTTCCCCGAGGTCTCGGGAACGAGCGCGCAGTTCATCGTCGTCGCGCCCGAGGGGATGACGGTCGAAGACGCTCCCTTCCCCGACGACATCGCGCAGACGATCGACGAGATCGAGGGCATCGACGGAGTCCTGGCCGTCAGCGACCCCTACGACGAGTCAATCTCGGGCCTGATCTCCGATGACGGATCGGCCGCACTCGTCCGCTTCCAGTTCGAAGGTCAAGCCTCCTCGGTCTCGGACGAGACGAAAGACCAGCTGTTCGAGATCACGGATGCTCTCCAAGCAGAGCTCCCCGCGGGCACGACGGTAGCTCTCGGCGGCGATCTGTTCTCGCAGTCCCTGCCCACCCTGTCGATCGTCGAGCTGTTCGGTGTTCTCCTCGCGCTGGTCGTGCTCATCGTCACGTTCCGGTCGTTCGTCGTGGCGGGACTCCCCCTCATCACGGCGATCCTGGGCGTCGGCTTGTCGATGGCACTGATCTTCGTTTCGACAGCCTTCGCGACCATCTCGTCGACGACCCCGATGCTCGCGCTCATGCTCGGGCTCGCGGTCGGTATCGACTACGCCCTGTTCATCATCTCCCGTCAGCAGGATGCCGTCCGAGAGGGCGTCGACCCCGAAGAGGCCGCAGCGCGCGCGACCGGAACAGCGGGCTCGGCTGTCGTCTTCGCCGGCGCAACGGTACTCATCGCACTGATCGGCCTCTCGTTTGCCAACATCCCGTTCTTGACCACCATGGGGATCGCGGCATCCGTGGCCGTGGCGATAGCCGTCGCGATCGCCGTGACGCTGACACCCGCCTTCCTCGGCTTCGTCAAGGGCCGCGTTGCCGGGTGGCCTCGGCGGAAGCCGCGCGCCCGGCGACGCGACCGAGGCGCTGCTGCGGAGGTGACGGCCCGTGCCGACAGCGACGGCGCCGCATCCGCTTCCACGGTGGCGGCGGGGAAGAAGACGAACCCGTGGGTGAAGCTTGTCACCCGGCATCCGATCGTCACCACGGTGTCGGTCGTGGCGCTTCTCGGAGCTCTCGCGATCCCCGCCGGCAGCCTCGCGCTGGCTCTCCCCAACGCCGGGATGCTGCCCGAAGACAACGAGGCGCGGCAGAGCTACGACCTGGTGGCCGAGCACTTCGGTCCCGGTGCCAACGGGCCGCTGATCATGACCGGCACGATCGTCACCTCGACCGACCCGGTCACCCTCATGCAGGATCTCGGCGACGACATCGCGACGATCCCGGGCGTGAAAGAGGTAGCGCTGGCGACCCCCAACCGCACCGCCGACACCGGAATCGTGCAGATCGTTCCGGAGACCGCGCCCGACGATCCCGCCACCGCCGACCTCGTCCGAGAACTGCGCGCCCAGCACGATCGACTTCTCGACGAATACGGCGTCGACCTGAAGGTCACCGGGTTCACGGCGATCGCCATCGACATTTCCGATCGCCTGGGCGGCGCACTCCTGCCGTTCGGCATCTTCGTCGTGGGCCTCTCCCTCGTGCTGCTGACGATCGTGTTCCGGTCGATCTGGGTTCCCATCAAGGCTGCCGCCGGCTACCTCCTCTCGGTCGCCGCCGCGTTCGGGATCGTCGCTCTCGTCTTCGAGTGGGGCGTGTTCGCCGATGCCCTCCACGTGTCCAAGACCGGGCCGGTCATCAGCTTTATGCCGATCATCCTCATGGGTGTGCTCTTCGGCCTCGCGATGGACTACGAGGTCTTCCTCGTCTCCCGAATGCGGGAGGACTACGTCCACCTGCGACGTGCTCGCGGCGGACGCGCCGACCGAGCGACCGCCATCAGTGCCGTCAGATCCGGTTTCACGGCATCCGCTCGTGTGGTCACCGCCGCCGCAGTCATCATGTTCGCGGTGTTCGCCGCGTTCGTGCCCGAAGGCGATATCAACATCAAACCCATTGCGCTGGGGCTTGCGGCGGGCATCGCGATCGACGCGTTCCTCGTGCGCATGACGCTCGTCCCCGCCGTCATGGCGCTGCTCGGACAGCACGCGTGGTGGATGCCGCGGTGGATGCATCGCGTGCTTCCGCACTTCGACATCGAAGGCGAAGCCGTGGAGCGAGAGCTCTCGCTGCGGAATTGGCCGGAGCCGAACACGACAGCCGCGGTCGTTGCCGAGGACCTCGCGCTGCACGCGTTCGGCAGACGACACGGAGGCGATACCGACGTCTTCTCGGGCGTGAGCACCCGCGTGGAGTTCGGCGATACCGTGCTCGTCGACGGTGACCCGCGAGCAACACGCGCCTTCCTGCTGGCCATCGCCGGGCGCCTGGCGCCGACGGGGGGCCGGCTCCGTGTGGCAGGCCACCTGCTGCCCGAGCGCGCCGCCTGGGTGCGTTCGCACGTCGGGGTAGCCCTCCTCGCGGATGCCGATGATCCGATCGCGGAACTCTCCCACCCGCTGCGCGGGCCCGCCCAGGTCGTCGTGATCGATGGCCTCGACAGGCTCGAGAGCGAAGCGATGCGCGACCAGGCCGCAGCGCTCCTGCGTGACGCCGCTCTCGCACGCCGCGAGCGTACGGGCGATGGGACCTCGCCCCTGACGATCCTCGCCTCGACGCAGCGTGAGGACACCGCCCTCGCGCTGATGACCGAGGCCCGCCGCATCGGTGTGAGCTCGCTCACGCTGAGCTCGCGATACGAAACGACAGTTCCCGCGCCCGCGGAGGAGCACGCATGA
- a CDS encoding YhgE/Pip family protein, with product MSMSVERARSRKPITWLTILGVILLPAVIGGILVVALYNPTTRLDTMNAAIVNEDEPVTINGQYVPLGRQLSAGLVEGSGDADGNLTWTISNADDAAAGLADGTYAAVVTIPENFSAAATSTRPGETPEQATIEVTTAPDSLIVDDAITAQITSTAATLTGEQISTQYLENVFLGFTTLGDQLGEAAGGADQLADGIQQSADGSAELASGLQQLSSGAGQLSSAAYGIADGASQLAGGQATWAAGANEASAGLNQLAGGANALVAPSQQIAGGLQQFADQVQGISVPQSVIDAAQEVADNSTQLKDDAAARAAQLQQIAADCYAQSLPANVCDALQQVADDATAALPTIDNILDNSQQIATGLAQINELPAQVTALADGATQLSAGIAGVASGVQQSAAGVGSLAGGASTISSQTSTLAAGVSQWANGTDAWASGATQSATGATTLSDGLTQLADGTTSLADGLHTAVEQLPSYTDAEAASLAEVVADPVAAEGVGSDLFGASAIPLLTALALWFGALGSFVVLRAFPARTLASRAASPLLALRSFVPAAAIGAVQGLLVAGIVQISAGYDWGDWSIFAGVSILAGVAFAAVNQALVAVFGGAGRWVAALIGVLAVATGIVSTVPGVLTAIDAVLPISPAYNAMLGALTGSGGVGAGIAGLVIWGGLAFVATILAVAARRTTTARAILASPATG from the coding sequence ATGAGTATGTCAGTCGAACGCGCCCGGAGCCGCAAGCCCATCACGTGGCTCACGATTCTCGGCGTCATCCTGCTACCGGCCGTCATCGGCGGCATCCTCGTGGTCGCCCTGTACAACCCGACTACGCGACTGGACACGATGAACGCCGCGATCGTGAACGAGGACGAACCGGTCACGATCAACGGCCAGTACGTTCCGCTGGGGCGCCAGCTCTCGGCCGGGCTCGTCGAGGGCTCGGGGGATGCCGACGGCAACCTCACCTGGACCATCTCGAACGCGGACGACGCCGCGGCGGGCCTTGCCGACGGCACGTACGCGGCGGTCGTCACGATTCCCGAGAACTTCTCCGCCGCAGCGACCTCTACACGGCCGGGCGAAACCCCCGAGCAGGCAACGATCGAGGTGACGACGGCGCCCGACAGCCTCATCGTCGATGACGCCATCACCGCTCAGATCACCTCGACCGCGGCGACTCTGACCGGGGAGCAGATCTCGACCCAGTACCTCGAGAACGTCTTCCTCGGGTTCACGACCCTCGGCGACCAGCTCGGCGAGGCAGCGGGCGGCGCTGATCAGCTCGCCGACGGCATCCAGCAGTCAGCGGACGGGTCCGCGGAGCTCGCGAGCGGGCTGCAGCAGCTCTCCTCCGGCGCCGGTCAGCTCTCGTCGGCTGCGTACGGCATCGCCGACGGCGCGAGTCAGCTTGCCGGCGGCCAGGCGACCTGGGCGGCAGGCGCCAACGAAGCGTCCGCGGGGCTGAACCAACTCGCCGGCGGAGCTAACGCTCTGGTCGCCCCGAGCCAGCAGATCGCGGGAGGCTTGCAACAGTTCGCCGATCAGGTCCAGGGCATCAGCGTGCCGCAGTCCGTGATCGATGCCGCGCAGGAGGTCGCCGACAACAGCACTCAGCTGAAGGATGATGCCGCCGCCCGGGCCGCGCAGTTGCAGCAGATCGCGGCGGATTGCTATGCGCAGAGCCTGCCTGCGAACGTGTGCGATGCCCTGCAGCAGGTCGCCGACGACGCTACGGCGGCACTGCCGACCATCGACAACATCCTCGACAACTCGCAGCAGATCGCCACCGGACTCGCGCAGATCAACGAGCTTCCTGCTCAAGTCACCGCCCTAGCCGACGGCGCGACGCAGCTGTCGGCGGGTATCGCCGGGGTGGCCAGCGGTGTCCAACAGTCCGCAGCCGGTGTCGGCAGCCTGGCAGGCGGCGCGTCGACGATCTCGTCGCAGACTTCCACTCTCGCAGCGGGAGTGTCGCAGTGGGCGAACGGCACTGACGCATGGGCGAGCGGCGCCACCCAGTCAGCTACCGGCGCCACGACTCTGAGCGACGGGCTGACACAGCTCGCCGATGGCACGACCTCCCTCGCGGACGGACTCCACACGGCGGTCGAGCAGCTCCCGTCGTACACGGATGCCGAGGCCGCGAGCCTCGCGGAGGTCGTCGCCGACCCCGTGGCGGCGGAGGGCGTTGGCTCCGACCTGTTCGGAGCATCCGCGATTCCACTGTTGACGGCGCTCGCGCTGTGGTTCGGCGCGCTCGGCTCGTTCGTCGTGCTCCGGGCCTTCCCCGCCCGCACCCTCGCCTCCCGCGCGGCCTCGCCCCTTCTCGCCCTGCGCTCGTTTGTGCCCGCCGCGGCGATCGGTGCCGTTCAGGGTCTGCTCGTGGCGGGCATCGTCCAGATCTCCGCGGGATATGACTGGGGAGACTGGTCGATCTTCGCCGGTGTCAGCATCCTGGCCGGGGTCGCCTTCGCGGCCGTGAACCAGGCACTCGTGGCCGTCTTCGGCGGCGCAGGCCGCTGGGTCGCGGCGCTCATCGGGGTGCTCGCTGTCGCAACCGGAATCGTTTCCACGGTCCCCGGTGTGCTGACGGCGATCGACGCGGTCCTGCCCATCTCTCCGGCCTACAACGCGATGCTCGGTGCCCTCACCGGCTCGGGCGGCGTGGGCGCGGGGATCGCGGGGCTCGTGATCTGGGGCGGCCTCGCCTTCGTCGCGACGATCCTCGCTGTTGCCGCACGACGGACCACGACAGCCCGCGCCATCCTCGCCTCCCCGGCTACCGGCTAG
- the ccsB gene encoding c-type cytochrome biogenesis protein CcsB — protein MPVDSALSLESVSFLLVWTAIAIYALAFIAYVVDLSRRSAVAVDRSAQRQLVSVGAGEVGSADAASAVDELRAEGQAAEDNLNAAPGRRTRLLWARIGTSLTWLAFLFHVGGVITRGIVAGHVPWSNMYEFALTGTVLIVAVYLGVLFRYDLRFLGSLITGMVVLMLGGASLPFTFYVEVVPLADPLKSVWLVIHVFVASLATALFAIAFGLSVLQLMQSRREQRAIAAVGTGATARSGPGFLRTLPGSEALESLAYRFAIMGFVFWTFTLIAGSIWANDAWGRYWGFDTKEVWTFVIWVLYAGYIHARATRGWRGSRSAWLSIVGFTAVIFNFTIVNMFFKGLHAYSGLS, from the coding sequence ATGCCCGTCGATTCAGCGCTGTCTCTCGAGTCGGTCTCTTTCCTCCTCGTGTGGACAGCAATCGCGATCTACGCGCTCGCCTTCATCGCGTACGTCGTTGACCTCTCGCGCCGGTCTGCGGTGGCTGTCGACCGCTCGGCTCAGCGTCAGCTCGTCTCGGTCGGTGCCGGGGAGGTCGGGTCAGCGGATGCCGCCTCCGCCGTCGACGAGCTTCGCGCCGAAGGGCAGGCCGCTGAGGACAACCTCAACGCCGCGCCCGGTCGCCGCACCCGCCTGCTGTGGGCGCGTATCGGCACGAGCCTGACGTGGCTTGCCTTCCTGTTCCACGTCGGCGGTGTCATCACGCGCGGGATCGTCGCTGGACACGTTCCCTGGTCGAACATGTACGAGTTCGCTTTGACGGGAACGGTGCTGATCGTCGCCGTCTACCTCGGGGTGCTCTTCCGCTACGACCTGCGCTTCCTCGGCTCGCTCATCACGGGCATGGTCGTGCTGATGCTCGGTGGCGCATCGCTGCCGTTCACCTTCTACGTCGAGGTCGTGCCGCTGGCCGACCCGCTCAAGAGCGTCTGGCTCGTCATCCACGTCTTCGTCGCGTCGCTGGCAACCGCGCTGTTCGCGATCGCGTTCGGCCTCTCGGTGCTGCAACTCATGCAGTCGCGTCGCGAGCAGCGGGCGATCGCCGCCGTCGGTACCGGCGCGACTGCCCGGTCCGGCCCCGGTTTCCTGCGGACTCTTCCCGGCTCCGAGGCCCTCGAATCCCTCGCCTACCGCTTCGCGATCATGGGCTTCGTCTTCTGGACCTTCACCCTGATCGCGGGCTCGATTTGGGCCAACGACGCCTGGGGTCGGTACTGGGGCTTTGACACGAAGGAAGTCTGGACCTTCGTGATCTGGGTCCTCTATGCCGGATACATCCACGCCCGCGCGACGCGCGGCTGGCGCGGTTCTCGCTCAGCGTGGCTCTCGATCGTCGGGTTCACCGCCGTCATCTTCAACTTCACGATCGTGAATATGTTCTTCAAGGGCCTGCACGCCTACAGCGGCCTGAGCTGA
- the resB gene encoding cytochrome c biogenesis protein ResB gives MSPSRSDDAVVDPLRPADHADAADAATDAASSDGGVNSPALGPVGWARWGWRQLTSMRTALLLLLLLAIAAIPGSLVPQRSADPNGVTQYYTDNPDLAPILDGLQLFDVYTSAWFSAIYILLFISLIGCVIPRTQHHWKALRARPPRTPARLERLSTHRETLVEGADADPAAYAESAVALAEQQLRRSGYRTERYDTERPRGASFSVSAERGYLKETGNLIFHGALVGVLIAVGVGGGFTYTGQTVIIQGDTFTNALVDYSSFNPGRFVDENALVPYALTLDQFDVSYVAPDESGAGQAGDFVARLTTQRAGEEATTGEVRVNQPLDVAGDRIFLMGNGYAPTVTVRGPDGEVAFSASVPFLPQDRNLTSLGVVKVPDGLPEQLGLIGFFYPTVAELESGALTSGWPALVYPELTFNVFEGDLGIDGGIPRSVYALDTTDMTRLTGGDTGVDSIRLIPGETAEIPGGRGTITFEDDSALTPAGEPVKRFVSLSIHRDAAATWVLLFASISVAGLLAALFIPRRRVWVKATVQGANVRIEYAGLARGEDPTLAATVERFARDHGAALADRSAGAPT, from the coding sequence ATGTCCCCCTCCCGCTCTGATGACGCTGTCGTCGATCCCCTTCGCCCCGCGGATCACGCCGATGCTGCGGATGCCGCAACGGATGCCGCGTCGTCCGACGGCGGGGTGAACTCCCCGGCGCTCGGGCCCGTGGGGTGGGCGCGGTGGGGGTGGCGCCAGCTCACGAGCATGCGCACGGCACTCCTGCTGCTTCTGCTGTTGGCCATCGCCGCGATCCCGGGATCGCTGGTGCCGCAGCGCAGTGCCGACCCGAACGGCGTCACGCAGTACTACACCGACAACCCCGATCTCGCGCCGATCCTCGACGGACTGCAACTGTTCGACGTCTACACGTCGGCCTGGTTCTCGGCGATCTACATCCTGCTGTTCATCTCGCTCATCGGATGCGTCATCCCGCGCACGCAGCACCACTGGAAGGCGTTGCGCGCACGCCCGCCCCGCACTCCCGCCCGACTCGAGCGGCTCTCCACCCACCGCGAGACCCTGGTCGAGGGAGCCGATGCCGATCCCGCTGCCTACGCGGAGAGTGCCGTCGCCCTCGCCGAGCAGCAGCTGCGCCGCAGCGGGTACCGCACCGAGCGCTACGACACCGAGCGTCCCCGCGGCGCGAGCTTCAGCGTCTCGGCCGAGCGCGGGTACCTGAAAGAGACCGGGAACCTCATCTTCCACGGCGCCCTCGTCGGGGTTCTTATCGCGGTCGGTGTTGGGGGAGGCTTCACCTACACGGGGCAGACGGTCATCATCCAAGGGGATACCTTCACGAACGCCCTCGTGGACTATTCGTCGTTCAACCCCGGCCGCTTCGTCGACGAGAACGCGCTCGTCCCGTACGCGCTGACCCTCGACCAGTTCGACGTCAGCTACGTCGCACCCGACGAGAGTGGGGCGGGGCAGGCCGGCGATTTCGTCGCTCGTCTGACAACGCAGCGCGCCGGAGAGGAAGCGACGACGGGTGAGGTGCGGGTCAACCAGCCGCTCGATGTCGCCGGCGATCGGATCTTCCTCATGGGCAACGGGTACGCGCCGACCGTCACGGTCCGCGGTCCCGACGGAGAGGTCGCGTTCTCGGCATCCGTGCCCTTCCTTCCGCAGGATCGGAACCTCACGTCCCTCGGTGTGGTGAAGGTGCCCGACGGGCTACCCGAGCAGCTCGGACTCATCGGATTCTTCTATCCGACCGTCGCTGAGCTCGAGAGCGGCGCTCTCACCTCGGGATGGCCCGCCCTGGTCTACCCGGAGCTCACGTTCAACGTGTTCGAGGGTGATCTCGGCATCGACGGCGGCATCCCCCGATCGGTGTACGCGTTGGACACCACCGATATGACCCGGCTCACCGGCGGAGATACCGGCGTCGACTCGATTCGACTCATCCCGGGAGAAACCGCCGAGATCCCCGGCGGACGCGGAACGATCACGTTTGAAGACGACTCGGCTCTCACTCCCGCGGGGGAGCCGGTCAAGCGGTTCGTCTCGCTGTCGATCCACCGGGATGCCGCAGCAACGTGGGTCCTGCTATTTGCCTCGATCTCTGTCGCGGGCCTGCTCGCTGCCTTGTTCATCCCCCGCCGCCGCGTGTGGGTGAAGGCGACAGTGCAGGGCGCCAACGTCCGGATCGAGTACGCGGGACTTGCCCGCGGAGAAGACCCGACGCTGGCGGCCACCGTGGAGCGATTCGCCAGGGACCATGGTGCAGCTCTCGCGGACCGCAGCGCCGGCGCGCCCACGTAA
- a CDS encoding TlpA family protein disulfide reductase yields the protein MTIRRGRRAASVALALTGALALGGALAGCTSDPLAEQYRAGDNKGFIAANGMEAVGIPADQRSEPLNFSGVTDTGETVTSEDYRGQVLVVNLWYANCAPCIVEAPELEAAYEEVGGPDVAFLGLNTSDQAPTARSFAEDNGISYPSLISVGDRELKLAFAEATPLNATPVTLVIDQEGRVAARVIGALSSSSILTTLVKETLAENG from the coding sequence ATGACGATCCGACGCGGCCGCAGGGCGGCATCCGTTGCCCTCGCGCTCACCGGCGCCCTCGCGCTGGGCGGCGCGCTCGCGGGGTGCACATCCGATCCGCTCGCCGAGCAGTACCGCGCCGGCGACAACAAGGGCTTCATTGCCGCGAACGGAATGGAAGCGGTCGGGATTCCCGCCGACCAACGCTCTGAGCCTCTCAACTTCTCGGGCGTCACCGACACAGGCGAAACCGTGACGAGCGAGGACTATCGGGGCCAGGTGCTCGTCGTGAACCTCTGGTACGCCAACTGTGCGCCGTGCATCGTCGAGGCCCCCGAACTCGAGGCTGCCTACGAGGAGGTGGGAGGGCCGGATGTCGCGTTCCTCGGCCTCAACACCTCCGATCAAGCGCCGACTGCACGATCGTTTGCCGAAGACAACGGCATCAGCTATCCGAGCCTCATCTCGGTCGGCGACCGCGAGCTCAAGCTCGCTTTTGCGGAAGCTACTCCCCTGAACGCGACACCCGTCACGCTCGTCATCGACCAGGAAGGCCGCGTCGCGGCACGCGTCATCGGCGCCCTCTCGAGCTCGTCGATCCTCACGACCCTCGTGAAGGAAACGCTCGCGGAGAACGGATGA
- a CDS encoding histidine phosphatase family protein, whose translation MPADRVHLVRHGEVFNPNRVLYGRLPGYGLSEDGRQMAQQAAAWISGLERPLSALIVSPLQRAQESAQPFIDRFGLRATTDERVIEPTNVFEGKRMKRALMNPLNWRYLARPAVPSWGEPYAQVVARMDAAMTDAWGEADDGDVVIVSHQLPIWVTHLAVAGLPTQHDPRHRRCALSSVTSFERSGDGWVEVDYVEPAAASGAIDVGAV comes from the coding sequence GTGCCCGCTGACCGTGTCCATCTCGTGCGTCACGGGGAGGTCTTCAACCCGAATCGGGTCCTGTACGGACGGCTCCCCGGGTACGGCCTGAGCGAAGACGGGCGCCAGATGGCCCAGCAGGCTGCAGCCTGGATCAGTGGGCTCGAGCGCCCACTGTCCGCACTCATCGTCTCCCCGCTCCAGCGCGCCCAGGAATCGGCGCAGCCCTTCATCGACCGGTTCGGCCTGCGCGCCACGACCGACGAACGGGTCATCGAGCCGACCAATGTCTTCGAAGGCAAGCGGATGAAGCGGGCCCTCATGAACCCGCTGAACTGGCGCTACCTCGCCCGTCCCGCGGTGCCCAGCTGGGGCGAGCCCTACGCGCAGGTTGTCGCCCGCATGGATGCGGCGATGACGGATGCCTGGGGCGAGGCCGACGACGGCGATGTCGTCATCGTCTCCCACCAGCTACCGATCTGGGTCACCCACCTTGCGGTGGCAGGCCTGCCGACCCAGCATGATCCGCGGCACCGCCGCTGCGCCCTCTCGAGCGTGACGAGCTTCGAGCGCTCCGGGGACGGATGGGTCGAGGTTGACTACGTCGAGCCCGCTGCGGCATCCGGCGCTATCGATGTCGGGGCGGTGTGA
- a CDS encoding DedA family protein, whose product MEIIGPAGAGLAIALENIFPPLPSEVILPMAGLSASRGSFSLAEALIWTTLGSLAGAFLLYGIGAWLGVDRLRAIAAKVPLLRPDDIDRTVAWFHRHGGKAVFFGRMVPIFRSLISIPAGVTRMPLWKFGLLTVAGSALWNTIFVLAGFLLGEAWPVIERYAEILQYVVIAAVVVGVAWFLVVRIRALLAARRANDPEPSAD is encoded by the coding sequence ATGGAGATCATCGGACCGGCAGGTGCCGGTCTCGCGATCGCGCTCGAGAACATCTTCCCGCCGCTACCGAGTGAGGTCATCCTCCCGATGGCGGGTCTGTCAGCCAGCCGTGGGTCGTTCTCGCTCGCCGAGGCGCTCATCTGGACGACGCTCGGCTCACTCGCGGGAGCCTTCCTGCTCTACGGGATCGGAGCGTGGCTCGGTGTCGACCGGCTTCGCGCGATCGCGGCGAAGGTTCCGCTGCTGCGTCCCGACGACATCGACCGCACCGTCGCGTGGTTTCACCGTCACGGCGGCAAGGCGGTCTTCTTCGGTCGGATGGTGCCGATCTTCCGCAGTCTGATCTCGATCCCGGCGGGGGTCACTCGGATGCCGCTGTGGAAGTTCGGTCTGCTGACGGTTGCCGGGAGCGCCCTGTGGAACACCATCTTCGTTCTTGCCGGATTCCTGCTGGGCGAGGCGTGGCCTGTCATCGAACGGTACGCGGAGATCTTGCAGTACGTCGTGATCGCCGCGGTCGTGGTCGGTGTCGCCTGGTTCCTCGTCGTCCGGATCCGTGCGCTGCTGGCAGCCCGCCGTGCGAACGATCCCGAACCGTCTGCCGACTGA
- a CDS encoding DUF6264 family protein has translation MTDPKDPVFRMDPSTFRVQDPPRAEHAEVPGETDAVPDAPEGDASESAAPVAPRPRKARRPIRWADLIVSIVLILLLAGVAVTASVFGAFLSFASDSCGATGCNFAVMSTGIWFAVLSPWVVFLVALAGTIVMIVLRRIAFWIPLTAFVLIVALWLVGAVLVWAGT, from the coding sequence GTGACCGACCCGAAAGATCCCGTCTTCCGCATGGATCCCAGCACGTTCCGCGTGCAGGATCCGCCGCGGGCCGAGCACGCTGAGGTGCCGGGTGAGACGGATGCCGTTCCCGATGCGCCCGAGGGCGACGCGTCAGAGTCCGCGGCGCCGGTGGCTCCGCGGCCACGCAAGGCCCGACGCCCCATCCGATGGGCGGATCTGATCGTCTCGATCGTGCTGATCCTCCTGCTGGCCGGGGTAGCCGTGACGGCATCCGTCTTCGGCGCTTTCCTCTCGTTCGCCTCGGACTCGTGCGGGGCTACCGGGTGCAACTTCGCCGTCATGAGCACCGGCATCTGGTTTGCCGTCCTCTCGCCGTGGGTCGTCTTCCTCGTCGCGCTCGCCGGCACCATCGTCATGATCGTGCTGCGCCGGATCGCGTTCTGGATTCCGCTCACGGCCTTCGTTCTCATCGTCGCCCTCTGGCTGGTCGGTGCCGTCCTGGTCTGGGCCGGTACCTAA